A portion of the Acidisarcina polymorpha genome contains these proteins:
- a CDS encoding Gfo/Idh/MocA family protein: MKDGPVRVGIIGSQFQAECHAAAIDMIEGEMTVVAVASPTPGNAKALADRHKIARVYSDYRDLAADPEIEAVTITSPNALHCEMAVTLAQAGKHVICEKPLCVTLDEADRMIEACRANSVLLLYAEELFFTPKYLKAKEMANSGAFGKVHLIKQSEKHFGPHSEWFWDVKRSGGGALLDLGCHGIAFAYWFLGRPKLLSAYSHLGTYVHGDKTQADDEAVTIIEFEGQAFSVIENSWARRGGMDDRIEIYGEGGLTIANLHMGNALPTYSEYGFGYAVEKAPTTTGWTYPVFEELWNYGFPQEMRHFARAIRGLESPQATGEDGKVVLEAVYAAYASAGLGCKVSLPYQPTTARPIDEWLKRKQA, translated from the coding sequence GCAGTGGCATCCCCAACCCCCGGAAACGCTAAAGCGTTAGCAGATCGTCATAAAATCGCCCGGGTCTACAGCGACTATCGCGATTTGGCTGCCGACCCGGAAATCGAGGCAGTGACCATTACCTCGCCCAACGCTCTGCATTGCGAAATGGCCGTAACCCTGGCGCAGGCAGGCAAACATGTCATCTGCGAAAAGCCGCTCTGCGTCACCCTCGACGAAGCAGACAGGATGATCGAAGCGTGCCGTGCTAATAGCGTTCTGCTGCTTTACGCGGAGGAGCTTTTCTTCACGCCGAAATACCTCAAGGCGAAAGAGATGGCCAACTCCGGCGCCTTTGGGAAGGTACACCTCATTAAGCAGAGCGAGAAGCATTTTGGTCCGCACTCGGAATGGTTTTGGGATGTCAAGCGCTCAGGCGGCGGCGCGCTGCTCGATCTCGGCTGCCACGGAATTGCCTTTGCTTACTGGTTTCTCGGGCGTCCCAAGCTCTTGAGCGCCTACTCTCATCTGGGCACGTACGTCCACGGCGACAAGACCCAGGCCGATGATGAAGCAGTCACCATCATTGAGTTCGAAGGTCAGGCGTTCAGCGTTATCGAGAATAGTTGGGCGCGTCGCGGAGGCATGGACGACCGCATCGAAATTTACGGCGAAGGTGGCTTGACCATCGCCAATCTTCACATGGGAAACGCTCTGCCCACCTATAGCGAATATGGCTTTGGCTATGCGGTAGAAAAGGCCCCAACGACGACCGGCTGGACCTATCCTGTCTTCGAAGAGTTATGGAACTACGGCTTTCCTCAAGAGATGCGCCACTTCGCACGAGCCATCCGCGGACTGGAATCACCGCAGGCGACCGGCGAAGATGGAAAGGTAGTGCTCGAGGCGGTGTACGCCGCCTATGCCTCTGCGGGCCTTGGTTGTAAAGTATCGCTGCCTTACCAACCAACGACGGCACGGCCCATCGATGAATGGTTGAAGAGGAAGCAGGCATGA
- a CDS encoding SIS domain-containing protein translates to MNRLPMLENIFAQPASHRTLLDYHAGQGSTSLQTCGERLRNASGRLIYSGMGASIFAVIPAVSRLLENGYPAQIAESSELLHYGSASLTKEDVGILISRSGESVEVVRLAEKMREAGMTVIGVTNVPGSPLEQLADHTLTIGSQADQLIAVQTYTGTVLTLLLLAEEAISGSSLEFSQAASAMLPQLSAHIDACFEASESWRHWLEPSGVLYLLGRGPALASVQEGALLMHETAKASAVGMSSGQFRHGPVEWVSAESRVLVFGAPEATQAIDRSLANDLYRMGAQVRWIGPSQGGSDSGEHAPALIPWPDVAPAFAPVFDVVPMQVASYRLALWRGIVPGDFRYASEITSAESGFPLFQSRHTSKE, encoded by the coding sequence ATGAACCGTCTTCCCATGCTCGAGAACATCTTTGCGCAACCAGCGTCGCATCGAACCCTGCTCGACTACCATGCCGGTCAAGGAAGCACATCGCTTCAAACATGTGGCGAGCGACTCCGCAACGCCTCGGGAAGATTGATTTACTCAGGGATGGGCGCTTCGATCTTTGCGGTTATCCCGGCCGTCAGCCGGTTGCTCGAGAACGGTTATCCGGCCCAGATCGCGGAGAGTTCCGAGCTGTTGCATTACGGTAGCGCCTCCTTGACAAAGGAGGATGTCGGTATTTTGATTTCGCGTTCCGGGGAATCGGTCGAGGTTGTGCGTCTTGCAGAGAAAATGCGAGAGGCCGGTATGACCGTGATCGGTGTCACCAATGTTCCTGGCTCGCCTCTCGAACAACTCGCCGACCATACCCTGACCATTGGGTCGCAAGCGGACCAGCTGATTGCCGTCCAAACTTATACGGGCACGGTTCTCACCCTGCTTCTGCTTGCCGAAGAGGCTATCTCGGGCAGCAGTCTTGAGTTCAGCCAAGCTGCCTCGGCGATGCTGCCGCAGCTTTCGGCCCACATTGACGCGTGTTTCGAGGCAAGCGAAAGCTGGCGACACTGGTTGGAGCCAAGTGGAGTGCTCTACTTGCTTGGCCGTGGTCCGGCGCTTGCCTCCGTGCAGGAAGGCGCGCTGCTGATGCATGAGACTGCCAAAGCTTCAGCGGTCGGCATGTCCTCGGGGCAATTCCGCCACGGCCCAGTGGAGTGGGTCTCAGCGGAGTCCCGCGTGCTTGTGTTCGGCGCGCCTGAGGCAACCCAGGCCATCGACCGGTCACTGGCCAACGATCTCTACCGCATGGGAGCACAGGTCCGCTGGATCGGCCCGTCGCAAGGCGGCAGCGACAGCGGGGAGCACGCTCCAGCACTCATCCCTTGGCCCGACGTTGCGCCTGCGTTTGCGCCAGTCTTTGACGTTGTTCCCATGCAAGTTGCATCTTACCGGCTAGCGTTGTGGCGTGGCATTGTTCCCGGAGACTTTCGCTATGCCTCCGAGATCACGTCCGCAGAGTCCGGGTTCCCGCTCTTTCAATCACGGCATACTTCAAAGGAATGA
- a CDS encoding gluconate 2-dehydrogenase subunit 3 family protein yields the protein MAGQAPSRRELLQALTLAAAASACPGFCRWSYGLSEAGAQQANGASSAIVNPVYRPLFFTPKQYRTIEVLAELILPSIQDGEGKQQPGAREAGVAEFIDFMVASDPSLQPQFRDGLTWLDHASMPAGTFAGLEPQQQTALLERLAYKARYKESEQAGQHFFKLVRRYTVMGFYTSKIGLESLDYPGLTFYATSPGCTHAGNPEHTGL from the coding sequence ATGGCAGGTCAGGCGCCTAGTCGACGCGAGCTTCTTCAAGCATTGACCCTGGCGGCCGCGGCAAGTGCCTGTCCCGGGTTCTGTCGCTGGAGTTACGGGCTCAGTGAAGCCGGCGCGCAACAAGCCAATGGTGCTTCCAGTGCGATCGTCAATCCCGTCTATCGTCCATTGTTTTTCACACCGAAACAATATCGAACGATCGAAGTACTGGCTGAACTCATTTTGCCTTCGATTCAGGATGGCGAAGGCAAGCAGCAACCGGGCGCCCGGGAGGCAGGCGTCGCCGAGTTCATCGACTTCATGGTGGCGAGCGATCCCTCTTTGCAGCCCCAATTTCGAGACGGGCTGACCTGGCTTGATCACGCCTCGATGCCTGCAGGGACATTTGCCGGCTTAGAGCCGCAACAGCAGACCGCGCTTCTCGAGCGACTTGCTTACAAGGCCAGATATAAAGAAAGCGAACAGGCCGGGCAGCATTTCTTCAAGCTAGTACGCCGGTATACAGTGATGGGTTTCTACACCAGCAAGATCGGTCTCGAATCGCTGGACTATCCTGGGCTCACCTTTTACGCAACCTCTCCCGGATGTACTCACGCCGGCAATCCTGAACATACCGGTCTTTGA
- a CDS encoding GMC family oxidoreductase N-terminal domain-containing protein: MDTYDVIVIGTGAGGGMAIKTLCEAGLKVCALNAGRQLDPAKDFRHHRLPYDMKFRGFDSPERRAQSVGYMDSEYVAPDAWEHEIAYATAEGTRWTWPRSNAVGGKTNFWGRSAARMAEIDFKAASRDGFDVDWPISYDEIAPYYTRVEEMIGVASTIQNRTSNPDGRYLPPISFRCLDHIIEAGAKKSGIPYLPDRIAQLTKEHQGHPPCHYCGNCTEGCDVGAFFSSPYFLLPTAHATGNLELRTNAVAREILVDSDGRAKGVAYIDRTNRAEREVYAKAVVVAASCATTAQIMLNSKSRHWPSGIANSSGQLGRNLCDHLYGTSGYGYLPQLLGQPSFPDNVSTATVAWLPRWQNLDNPKQEKFIRGYSFYPGGGCDVFPSYYDDIEGFGASYRAEIKRRYPTPVSFTVQAPSQRSDQNFVDIDPIKKDVFGNPQVRFHFAWDENTMKMWEHSVQVCKELFHNMGGVYQGHGEPESPGWSLHETGTCRMGNDPQHFVTNRFGQTHDVPNLYACDASVLLNCTDKTTTLSVLAFSLRTSEYIVNQFKAGSQTSTVPSRG, encoded by the coding sequence TTGGACACTTATGATGTCATCGTAATCGGCACGGGGGCGGGCGGTGGCATGGCCATCAAGACCCTCTGTGAAGCGGGCCTCAAGGTCTGTGCGTTAAACGCCGGACGCCAGTTGGATCCCGCCAAGGATTTCCGTCACCATCGGCTGCCGTATGACATGAAATTCCGCGGCTTTGATTCTCCGGAACGCCGCGCCCAGAGCGTCGGCTACATGGATAGCGAGTATGTCGCTCCGGACGCATGGGAGCACGAGATCGCCTACGCGACCGCCGAAGGAACACGTTGGACGTGGCCTCGATCGAACGCCGTCGGCGGCAAGACGAACTTCTGGGGCCGCTCTGCCGCGAGAATGGCTGAGATTGATTTCAAGGCTGCCTCGCGCGATGGATTCGATGTCGACTGGCCGATTTCTTATGACGAGATCGCCCCTTACTACACCCGCGTGGAAGAGATGATTGGCGTGGCCAGCACCATACAGAATCGGACTTCCAATCCCGATGGTAGATATCTGCCGCCTATCAGCTTTCGATGCCTGGATCACATCATCGAAGCCGGAGCGAAGAAATCGGGCATTCCTTATCTTCCCGACCGCATCGCGCAACTTACTAAGGAGCATCAAGGCCATCCGCCATGTCATTACTGCGGGAATTGTACGGAGGGGTGCGATGTGGGAGCTTTTTTTTCATCGCCGTACTTCCTTCTACCCACCGCCCATGCGACCGGCAATCTCGAGCTGCGAACCAATGCGGTCGCTCGCGAAATCCTCGTTGATTCCGATGGCCGCGCCAAGGGCGTCGCTTACATCGATCGCACTAACCGCGCTGAGCGGGAAGTTTATGCCAAGGCCGTCGTGGTCGCTGCATCCTGCGCGACTACGGCGCAGATCATGTTGAATTCGAAATCAAGACACTGGCCTAGCGGCATAGCCAACTCCAGCGGGCAGCTAGGCAGAAATCTTTGCGATCACCTCTATGGCACTTCCGGATACGGATATCTTCCCCAGCTCCTTGGCCAGCCCAGCTTTCCTGACAATGTTTCCACAGCCACTGTGGCGTGGCTGCCGCGATGGCAGAACCTGGACAATCCCAAGCAGGAAAAATTCATACGCGGCTACTCTTTCTATCCCGGCGGTGGCTGCGATGTGTTTCCGAGCTACTACGACGATATTGAAGGCTTCGGTGCGTCCTATCGGGCTGAGATCAAGCGCCGCTACCCCACTCCGGTAAGCTTTACGGTGCAGGCACCATCACAGCGCTCCGATCAGAACTTCGTCGACATTGATCCAATCAAGAAGGATGTTTTCGGCAACCCCCAAGTACGCTTCCATTTTGCCTGGGATGAGAACACGATGAAAATGTGGGAGCACTCCGTGCAGGTATGCAAAGAGCTCTTCCATAACATGGGCGGCGTCTACCAAGGCCATGGCGAACCGGAGTCGCCCGGATGGAGTCTGCATGAGACAGGGACTTGCCGCATGGGCAACGATCCACAGCATTTTGTCACGAATCGCTTCGGCCAGACTCACGATGTCCCCAATCTTTATGCCTGCGACGCCAGCGTGCTGCTCAACTGTACTGACAAGACCACTACACTTTCCGTTCTAGCGTTTTCTTTGCGTACCTCCGAATACATTGTCAACCAGTTCAAGGCAGGTTCCCAAACGTCTACCGTTCCGAGCCGAGGATGA
- a CDS encoding sugar phosphate isomerase/epimerase family protein — protein sequence MKLLTRRTFVGAALLCSADAAFGVTARSPRANFPIAPRARIAVATYPFRAVMDAPGNPDRDPAKAGMDLAAFAKLVKDEFKVSGIEPLHSHFSSTEPGQIVKLRAAFDAVGVHTVNIPVDEPVELCSQVEEKRNAGNASYRRWIDIAVILGSPSIRVSIPTCSDTSDIPKAIQALQPTLDYAREKGIVVNLENDDPVLSSATRILAAIQQANTPWLRALPDFANSLMGGDERFNTTAVKQMFAHAWNITHVKDAEVIKGKRETVSLGELFTIAKASGYRGYYSMESDSEVDPFADTRHLIEQTLLLM from the coding sequence ATGAAGCTACTGACTCGAAGGACCTTTGTCGGCGCCGCATTGCTTTGCTCCGCAGATGCTGCGTTTGGAGTGACAGCGCGTTCGCCTCGGGCCAATTTTCCAATCGCTCCCCGTGCGCGGATCGCCGTTGCCACTTATCCGTTCCGCGCCGTGATGGATGCGCCAGGTAATCCCGATCGCGATCCCGCGAAAGCTGGGATGGATCTAGCGGCCTTCGCTAAGTTGGTGAAAGATGAATTCAAGGTCAGCGGCATCGAACCGCTCCACTCCCACTTCTCCTCGACAGAACCAGGTCAGATCGTCAAGCTGCGAGCGGCCTTTGACGCGGTCGGGGTACATACAGTCAATATTCCTGTCGACGAACCCGTAGAACTCTGTAGTCAGGTTGAAGAAAAACGAAATGCCGGGAATGCGAGTTACCGCCGATGGATCGATATCGCGGTTATTCTCGGTTCGCCAAGCATTCGGGTTTCAATTCCCACCTGCTCCGATACTTCAGATATTCCCAAGGCTATACAAGCTTTGCAGCCCACTCTTGACTACGCGCGTGAAAAAGGAATCGTCGTTAACCTGGAAAATGATGATCCTGTCTTGTCCTCAGCGACCCGTATCCTGGCAGCTATCCAGCAAGCGAATACGCCGTGGCTGAGAGCGCTCCCCGACTTCGCAAATTCGCTCATGGGTGGCGATGAGCGATTCAACACGACAGCCGTCAAGCAGATGTTTGCCCACGCCTGGAACATCACGCATGTCAAAGATGCGGAAGTTATCAAAGGGAAACGCGAGACTGTCTCGCTTGGCGAGCTCTTTACTATCGCTAAAGCCTCGGGCTATCGCGGCTACTACTCGATGGAATCGGATTCGGAAGTAGACCCATTCGCTGACACCAGGCACCTGATCGAACAGACCTTGTTGCTGATGTAA
- a CDS encoding glycoside hydrolase family 9 protein gives MLLSATHRVLRPFSVLVALLGFVSLAAQAESAYVRVSQVGYEVGSLPARAYLMSTASETNATFKVVCPDGHSAFTGKVGSLLGTWANSKQLTYKVYALDFVVPRGRSYTISVAGPVAALSPKFAVDVPDALYPGLLVNSLFFYETQRDGADFIQNALRDAPGHLKDKNAKLYETPPLDDNDLINNVPPAKPLTPAKLPNIDADGGWWDAGDYEKYVETISYTTALMEIGVRDFPAQMGPDAPLDPPAPPNAVSYAGDSGAGSPRSADFSAEAKFGIHWLLKMWDNSAHGLPYQVDNTQDWNYYGEGDPASAEGGCGGTYNTPYCLLTEYDIWTLPQAADNYKQDGDPGACDPFTTFFICNRPVYVAPRLSLSPNLAGRLAADFALCYQLNREQDPTLAKACLKDAEEAFALADTRYPDPAPSVGSGSCPNCLLTIAPFDGYPETVWGDDMELGATELSVALRFAHGESDLPAGLPHTDPNFYLRQAASFAKYYIAKIYKPGFSDTLNLYDVSGLAHFELYRALKDAGDPQDLDVSQQTIGNQLLYQVNAAVAQSSSDPWGFGVPWSAGDTTSHGAGLSVMASEAYSMTHDPRYNTYSQRWLANILGANSWGSSFIVGDGSTFPNCIQHQVANLAGALDGTAGGTPILWGAATEGPDSYTSSGVVGGMKLCPANGVDTFAKFNGNPGAYNPSETALFQDNVQSYSTTEPGIDLTATSFLMWSWRMAEGK, from the coding sequence ATGCTGCTCTCCGCCACTCATCGGGTGCTCCGCCCCTTCAGTGTTCTAGTCGCTCTTCTTGGCTTTGTCTCGTTAGCTGCACAAGCCGAGTCCGCCTATGTCCGGGTAAGTCAAGTGGGCTATGAAGTTGGATCGTTGCCCGCGCGCGCCTATCTTATGTCGACTGCATCCGAGACAAATGCCACCTTCAAGGTTGTATGTCCCGATGGCCACAGTGCCTTTACGGGGAAGGTTGGCTCGCTTTTGGGAACGTGGGCGAATAGCAAGCAGCTCACCTACAAGGTCTATGCTCTTGATTTTGTCGTGCCGCGCGGCCGCAGTTATACCATCTCCGTTGCTGGACCCGTAGCAGCGCTCTCGCCCAAATTCGCCGTTGATGTTCCCGACGCTTTATATCCAGGATTACTGGTCAATTCGCTGTTCTTCTATGAAACCCAGCGAGACGGAGCCGACTTCATCCAAAATGCATTGAGAGATGCTCCTGGGCACCTGAAGGACAAGAACGCTAAACTCTACGAAACTCCCCCTCTCGATGACAACGACCTTATCAACAACGTGCCGCCGGCAAAGCCGCTAACCCCAGCGAAGCTCCCCAACATCGATGCAGATGGTGGATGGTGGGACGCCGGCGATTATGAGAAGTATGTTGAAACGATAAGTTATACAACCGCATTGATGGAGATTGGGGTTCGCGACTTTCCTGCTCAAATGGGGCCCGACGCGCCACTCGATCCACCTGCGCCTCCAAATGCAGTCTCTTACGCGGGCGACAGCGGCGCCGGATCACCCCGGTCAGCGGATTTCAGCGCGGAGGCGAAGTTCGGTATCCATTGGTTATTGAAGATGTGGGATAACTCTGCCCATGGACTCCCATATCAGGTTGATAACACCCAGGATTGGAACTATTACGGCGAAGGCGACCCAGCCTCGGCAGAGGGCGGCTGTGGCGGCACCTACAATACCCCTTACTGCCTCCTTACCGAGTACGACATCTGGACGCTTCCCCAGGCTGCGGACAACTACAAGCAAGATGGCGATCCAGGGGCTTGCGATCCATTCACCACTTTCTTCATCTGCAATCGTCCCGTCTACGTAGCCCCGCGACTCTCATTAAGTCCCAACCTGGCCGGCCGTCTAGCCGCAGATTTTGCTCTGTGTTACCAACTTAATCGCGAACAGGATCCAACCTTGGCGAAAGCATGCCTGAAGGACGCTGAAGAGGCTTTCGCGCTTGCTGACACACGTTATCCCGATCCAGCGCCCTCGGTAGGTTCCGGGTCCTGTCCAAACTGCTTGCTGACCATTGCTCCTTTCGACGGGTACCCCGAGACCGTCTGGGGCGATGATATGGAGTTAGGTGCAACCGAGCTATCCGTGGCGCTGCGCTTTGCTCATGGCGAATCGGACTTGCCTGCCGGATTGCCGCATACGGATCCTAACTTCTATTTGCGGCAGGCTGCCAGCTTTGCTAAGTATTACATCGCCAAGATTTACAAACCGGGCTTCAGCGACACTCTCAATCTCTATGATGTCAGCGGACTCGCCCACTTCGAGTTATACCGGGCGCTTAAAGATGCAGGCGACCCACAGGATTTGGATGTTTCCCAGCAGACGATAGGCAATCAGCTTCTCTACCAGGTGAATGCGGCAGTGGCCCAATCAAGTTCGGACCCGTGGGGGTTCGGAGTGCCTTGGAGCGCGGGCGACACCACCTCTCATGGAGCAGGTTTGTCGGTGATGGCGAGCGAGGCCTACTCGATGACTCATGATCCGCGCTATAACACTTACTCGCAGCGATGGCTGGCTAATATCCTGGGGGCGAACTCGTGGGGATCGTCCTTCATCGTTGGCGATGGAAGCACCTTCCCGAATTGCATTCAGCATCAGGTCGCTAACCTGGCCGGGGCGCTTGATGGCACCGCCGGCGGCACGCCCATTCTTTGGGGAGCCGCCACCGAGGGTCCCGACAGTTACACGAGTTCGGGCGTGGTAGGTGGAATGAAGCTTTGCCCCGCGAACGGGGTTGACACCTTCGCGAAGTTCAATGGGAATCCGGGCGCCTACAATCCATCCGAGACCGCGTTGTTCCAGGACAATGTGCAGTCGTACAGCACAACCGAACCGGGCATCGATCTGACCGCGACCTCCTTCCTGATGTGGTCGTGGAGGATGGCCGAGGGCAAATAG
- a CDS encoding beta-N-acetylhexosaminidase, producing the protein MFSLSKLRRFATALVVTCVFFVLHGSPMYAQATLPVMPLPAHVVQGAGSLSLHGGLQVVFEGYTEPRLERARDRFVATLSRETGILPVPPQPVNQSKLIIKTAGPSAPVQQLGEDESYRLEITPTQAVLNAANPLGILRGLQTFLQLAKISPNGFVVPAITIDDQPRFPWRGLMLDSGRHFMPVDVVRQTLDGMEAVKMNVFHWHLSEDQGFRIESKTFPLLQEKGSDGLFYTQEQVREIIDYARDRGIRVIPEFDMPGHATAWFVGYPNIASGNGPYQIEREFGIFDPAMDPTRESTYEFLDRFIEEMTALFPDAYFHIGGDECNGKEWDRNPRIQQFMREHGLKDDAALQAYFTGRVQKLVAKRGKITVGWDEVLQPDTPKDVVIQSWRGQKSLAQAAERGNRGILSTGYYIDLNQPASQHYAVDPLEGATAKLTADQQKNILGGEATMWSEYTTPENVGGRIWPRTAAIAERLWSPQETKDVDSMYRRLGVVSEDLAQRGMLYRTTSELMIERMVGDEDPSSLKVLASVVEPPKGYSREELTKYYSYTPLNHLVDAVPSESDQARQFRGIADRIAGGTATENDRRQARQWLTLWRDNDALLQPLLPHSALTAELAPLSRNLSQAAAIGLSALDSLEKRESVSAATRGDQLASLKKLGAPQATLIDGIVPGVETLVRATKR; encoded by the coding sequence ATGTTTTCGTTGAGTAAGCTCCGGCGGTTTGCGACCGCTCTTGTTGTGACCTGCGTTTTCTTTGTCCTTCATGGCAGCCCGATGTATGCGCAGGCGACGCTGCCGGTAATGCCGCTACCCGCCCATGTGGTTCAAGGCGCTGGTAGCCTTTCTCTTCACGGAGGACTGCAGGTCGTCTTCGAGGGTTATACCGAACCCCGGCTGGAACGGGCGCGCGACCGCTTCGTCGCCACCCTGTCGCGCGAAACCGGAATCCTTCCGGTTCCGCCGCAGCCGGTGAATCAATCGAAGCTCATCATCAAAACGGCAGGCCCGAGTGCACCGGTCCAGCAGCTCGGTGAAGACGAATCTTACCGGCTGGAGATTACCCCGACACAGGCAGTTCTCAATGCAGCCAATCCGCTCGGCATCTTGCGCGGGCTGCAGACCTTTCTCCAACTGGCGAAGATCTCGCCTAATGGTTTCGTTGTGCCTGCAATCACCATCGATGACCAGCCTCGCTTTCCCTGGCGGGGGTTGATGCTCGACTCGGGGCGCCACTTCATGCCGGTGGATGTCGTCCGTCAGACTCTCGATGGAATGGAAGCGGTCAAGATGAATGTCTTTCACTGGCATCTATCCGAAGACCAGGGTTTTCGCATCGAAAGCAAGACTTTCCCTCTGCTTCAGGAAAAGGGCTCCGACGGCCTCTTTTACACTCAGGAACAGGTCCGCGAGATCATCGACTATGCTCGCGATCGCGGCATCCGCGTCATTCCTGAGTTCGACATGCCGGGCCATGCAACAGCCTGGTTCGTCGGGTACCCTAACATCGCAAGCGGCAACGGGCCTTACCAAATTGAGCGGGAATTTGGCATCTTCGATCCGGCAATGGATCCTACCCGGGAGAGCACCTATGAATTTCTCGATCGATTTATCGAAGAGATGACGGCGCTGTTTCCCGACGCATACTTTCACATCGGCGGTGACGAGTGCAACGGCAAGGAGTGGGACCGCAATCCTCGCATCCAGCAATTCATGCGCGAACACGGCCTCAAAGACGATGCAGCGCTTCAGGCCTACTTCACCGGCCGGGTGCAGAAGCTGGTGGCGAAGCGCGGAAAGATTACTGTCGGCTGGGACGAAGTGCTGCAGCCGGATACGCCCAAGGACGTAGTCATTCAGTCGTGGCGCGGTCAGAAGTCTCTGGCGCAGGCGGCGGAGCGCGGCAACCGCGGCATTCTTTCCACCGGATATTACATCGACTTAAACCAGCCAGCGTCGCAGCACTATGCGGTTGATCCTCTTGAAGGCGCCACTGCGAAGCTCACCGCCGATCAACAGAAGAATATTCTTGGCGGCGAAGCGACCATGTGGTCGGAATATACGACCCCGGAGAACGTTGGCGGTCGCATCTGGCCTCGAACGGCGGCAATCGCTGAGCGGCTGTGGTCGCCTCAGGAAACGAAAGACGTTGATTCGATGTACCGGCGGCTTGGAGTCGTCTCTGAGGATCTGGCCCAGCGTGGAATGTTGTATCGCACAACCAGCGAGCTGATGATAGAGCGGATGGTTGGCGATGAAGATCCATCCTCATTGAAGGTGCTGGCCAGCGTGGTTGAACCCCCGAAGGGGTATTCGCGTGAAGAGCTGACCAAATATTACAGCTACACTCCGCTCAATCATCTGGTAGATGCGGTGCCATCGGAGAGCGACCAAGCCCGGCAGTTCCGCGGCATTGCAGATCGCATCGCTGGTGGCACTGCCACTGAGAACGATCGTCGGCAAGCGCGGCAATGGCTCACATTATGGCGGGACAACGACGCGCTACTGCAGCCGCTGCTTCCGCATTCTGCATTGACCGCGGAACTCGCGCCCCTCTCGCGAAACCTCAGCCAAGCAGCGGCGATCGGATTGTCGGCGCTCGATTCGCTGGAGAAGCGTGAATCCGTGAGTGCAGCCACCAGGGGAGATCAACTTGCATCGCTCAAAAAGTTAGGTGCGCCACAGGCGACGCTGATCGATGGCATCGTTCCCGGAGTGGAGACACTCGTCCGAGCGACAAAGCGCTGA